From Panicum hallii strain FIL2 chromosome 2, PHallii_v3.1, whole genome shotgun sequence, a single genomic window includes:
- the LOC112883467 gene encoding ABC transporter G family member 53 isoform X1: MDDAGEIHALGSLRREGSVWSAAGDNVFSLSSRGDGGGAEDDEEALRWAALEKLPTYDRARTAVLAMPEGELREVNVQKLGPQERHALLQRLAWVGDDHQRFLSKFKDRVDRVGIELPKIEVRYDNLNVEAEAYVGSRGLPTIFNTYANVFEGIANVLHLTPSRKQKISILHNVSGIIKPHRMTLLLGPPGAGKTSLLLALAGTLPSSLKVTGNITYNGHTMDEFEARRSAAYVSQHDLHMGELTVRETVNFSAKCQGIGHRYDLLVELSRREKEAGIVPDPETDIYMKAAATGEQKADVVTNHILKVLGLDICADTIVGNNMLRGISGGQKKRVTTAEMLVTPGRALFMDEISTGLDSSTTFQIVNSIRQTIHIVGGTAVIALLQPAPETYELFDDIILLSDGQVVYSGPREHVLQFFESVGFKCPQRKGVADFLQEVTSRKDQRQYWKHGDETYRYVPVKEFAEAFQSFHIGEAIRNELAVPFDKSTSHPAALKTSKYGASMKELLKANIDREILLMKRNSFVYIFKAVQLTLMAIIAMTVFLRTNMQHDSLTNGRIYMGALFFGILMIMFNGLAEIGLTIAKLPVFFKQRDLLFYPAWTYSLPSWIIKTPLSLLNVTIWVFITYYVIGFDPNVERLFRQFLLLLLMNEASSGLFRFIAGLARHQVVASTIGSFGILIFMLLGGFLLARENVKKWWIWGYWISPLMYAQNAISVNEFLGDSWNKILPGSTEPLGKLVLESRGLFPEAKWYWIGVGALLGYVLLFNILYTVCLTFLKPFDSNQPTISEETLKIKQANLTGDVLEASSRGRVASNTVTTRSTVDESNDEAASNHATVNSSPVNKGMVLPFVPLSITFEDIRYSVDMPKEIRAQGVKETRLQLLKGISGSFRPGVLTALMGVSGAGKTTLMDVLAGRKTSGYIEGNITISGYPKKQETFARVSGYCEQSDIHSPNVTVYESLAFSAWLRLPADVDSSTRKMFIDEVMELVELLPLKDALVGLPGVSGLSTEQRKRLTIAVELVANPSIIFMDEPTSGLDARAAAIVMRAIRNTVDTGRTVVCTIHQPSIDIFESFDELFLMKRGGEEIYVGPLGRHSCELIKYFEAIEGVTNIKDGYNPSTWMLEVTSTMQEQITGVNFSEVYKNSELYRRNRTLIKELSTPPEGSTDLSFPTEYSQTFLTQCFACLWKQSMSYWRNPPYTAVKYFYTTVIALLFGTMFWGVGRKRDNQQDLFNAMGSMYASVIFMGVQNSGSVQPVVSVERTVFYRERAAHMYSPLPYALGQVAIELPYIFVQSLIYGVLVYAMIGFEWTAAKFFWYLFFMYFTLAYYTFYGMMMVGLTPNYNVSSVASTAFYAIWNLFSGFLIPRTRIPVWWRWFYWICPIAWTLNGLVTSQFGDVTEKFANGVRISDFVEDYFGYHHDFLWAVAVVVVAFAVLFALLFGLSLKIFNFQKR, from the exons atggACGACGCCGGGGAGATACACGCGCTGGGGAGCCTGCGGCGGGAGGGCTCGGTGTGGTCTGCGGCGGGCGACAACGTGTTCTCGCTGTCGTcgcgcggggacggcggcggcgcggaggacgacgaggaggcgctgcggtgggcggcgctggagaAGCTGCCCACCTACGACCGCGCGCGGACGGCCGTGCTGGCCATGCCCGAGGGCGAGCTCCGGGAGGTCAACGTGCAGAAGCTCGGCCCCCAGGAGCGCCACGCGCTGCTGCAGCGGCTCGCCTGGGTCGGCGACGACCACCAGCGCTTCCTCTCCAAGTTCAAGGACCGCGTCGACCG AGTAGGGATTGAGCTGCCGAAGATCGAAGTGCGGTACGATAACCTGAACGTCGAGGCAGAGGCATATGTCGGCAGCAGGGGCCTGCCAACCATCTTCAACACCTATGCCAATGTGTTCGAG GGCATTGCAAATGTTCTTCACCTAACACCAAGTAGGAAGCAGAAAATATCGATTCTTCACAATGTCAGTGGCATCATCAAGCCACACAG AATGACCTTGCTATTGGGTCCTCCTGGTGCTGGGAAAACATCGCTGCTTTTAGCCTTGGCTGGAACACTCCCTTCAAGTCTCAAG GTAACAGGGAATATAACTTACAATGGGCATACAATGGACGAGTTTGAGGCCCGGAGATCAGCTGCATATGTCAGCCAACATGATCTGCACATGGGGGAGTTGACGGTTCGTGAGACAGTCAATTTCTCTGCAAAATGCCAGGGAATTGGTCACCGTTATG ACTTGCTAGTGGAATTGTCAAGGAGAGAAAAGGAAGCAGGTATCGTACCAGATCCAGAAACAGACATCTACATGAAG GCTGCTGCCACAGGAGAGCAAAAGGCTGACGTGGTCACAAATCACATACTGAAG GTCTTGGGGCTGGATATCTGTGCTGACACAATTGTTGGAAATAATATGCTGAGAGGCATATCCGGAGGCCAAAAGAAGCGAGTAACTACAG CTGAAATGCTTGTCACCCCAGGACGAGCCCTTTTCATGGATGAGATATCAACAGGACTTGACAGCTCAACGACATTTCAGATTGTTAACTCTATCCGGCAAACCATTCACATTGTTGGCGGAACAGCAGTTATTGCTTTGCTACAACCTGCACCGGAGACATATGAACTATTCGATGATATAATTCTCCTCTCAGACGGTCAGGTTGTCTACAGTGGCCCTCGTGAACATGTGCTCCAGTTCTTTGAATCAGTTGGCTTCAAATGCCCGCAGCGGAAAGGTGTAGCCGACTTCTTGCAAGAA gtTACATCAAGGAAAGATCAGAGACAATACTGGAAACATGGTGATGAGACCTACCGATATGTTCCTGTGAAGGAGTTTGCAGAAGCATTTCAATCTTTCCACATTGGTGAGGCTATACGAAATGAGTTGGCAGTCCCATTTGACAAGAGCACGAGCCATCCTGCTGCACTAAAAACATCAAAATATGGTGCCAGCATGAAAGAACTACTTAAAGCAAATATCGACAGAGAGATATTGTTAATGAAAAGAAACTCCTTCGTGTACATATTCAAGGCAGTTCAG TTAACACTCATGGCAATCATTGCAATGACGGTCTTCCTCCGAACCAATATGCAACATGACTCACTAACAAATGGAAGGATATATATGGGTGCTCTATTCTTTGGGATCCTGATGATCATGTTCAATGGATTGGCAGAAATTGGACTGACTATTGCAAAGCTCCCAGTTTTTTTCAAGCAAAGGGATCTTCTCTTTTATCCTGCATGGACATACTCCTTGCCATCATGGATAATTAAGACCCCCCTCTCCTTGCTTAATGTAACAATTTGGGTCTTCATAACATACTATGTCATTGGATTTGATCCCAATGTAGAAAG ACTTTTTAGACAGTTCCTGCTCCTCTTACTAATGAATGAGGCATCATCTGGATTGTTCCGCTTCATTGCTGGGCTTGCAAGGCATCAGGTTGTTGCAAGCACCATTGGTTCATTCGGCATTCTGATTTTTATGCTTTTGGGTGGATTCCTCCTGGCAAGAG AGAATGTGAAGAAATGGTGGATTTGGGGGTACTGGATATCACCCCTGATGTATGCACAGAATGCTATATCAGTAAATGAATTCCTGGGTGACAGCTGGAATAAG ATACTCCCCGGTTCCACAGAACCACTCGGAAAGCTAGTTCTGGAATCTCGTGGTCTATTTCCTGAGGCAAAATGGTACTGGATTGGTGTGGGTGCCTTGCTTGGATATGTGCTGCTATTCAATATCCTCTACACCGTCTGCCTCACATTCCTCAAGC CATTTGATAGCAATCAGCCGACAATTTCTGAGGAGACATTGAAGATAAAACAAGCAAATCTAACTGGTGATGTTTTAGAAGCGTCGTCAAGAGGAAGGGTTGCCAGCAATACAGTAACAACTAGAA GTACTGTGGATGAGAGCAATGATGAAGCAGCTTCCAACCATGCAACAGTAAATTCTAGTCCCGTGAACAAAGGAATGGTCCTCCCTTTTGTACCTCTCTCCATCACTTTTGAAGATATAAGATACAGTGTAGACATGCCAAAG GAAATCAGAGCACAAGGCGTGAAAGAGACCCGGTTGCAACTATTGAAGGGTATAAGTGGTTCATTTAGGCCAGGAGTACTTACTGCTCTAATGGGTGTCAGTGGTGCTGGCAAGACAACACTGATGGATGTGTTGGCTGGGAGGAAGACCAGCGGATACATTGAGGGCAACATTACCATATCAGGTTACCCAAAGAAGCAAGAAACTTTTGCTCGTGTATCAGGATATTGTGAGCAGAGTGACATCCATTCACCAAATGTTACCGTCTACGAGTCCCTTGCATTCTCCGCATGGCTCAGATTACCTGCTGATGTTGATTCTTCAACAAGAAAG ATGTTTATTGATGAGGTTATGGAGCTTGTGGAGCTTTTACCCTTAAAAGATGCATTGGTGGGATTGCCTGGTGTGAGTGGATTATCAACAGAGCAAAGGAAGAGGCTAACAATAGCAGTTGAGCTGGTTGCTAACCCTTCTATCATTTTCATGGACGAACCGACATCTGGACTTGATGCACGAGCAGCAGCCATTGTCATGAGGGCAATCAGGAATACTGTGGACACAGGAAGAACAGTTGTTTGTACAATTCACCAACCAAGCATCGATATCTTTGAATCCTTTGATGAG CTCTTCCTAATGAAACGTGGAGGTGAAGAGATTTATGTAGGTCCATTAGGACGCCATTCATGTGAACTtataaaatattttgag GCTATTGAAGGTGTCACCAACATAAAAGATGGCTACAATCCTTCAACATGGATGCTGGAAGTGACTAGTACAATGCAAGAACAAATAACTGGTGTTAACTTCAGTGAAGTATACAAGAATTCAGAATTATATAG GAGGAACAGAACTTTAATAAAGGAGCTAAGCACACCTCCTGAAGGTTCAACTGACCTATCCTTTCCAACGGAATACTCGCAGACCTTCCTCACACAGTGTTTTGCTTGCCTGTGGAAGCAAAGTATGTCATATTGGAGAAATCCTCCATATACTGCTGTCAAATACTTCTATACAACAGTGATTGCCCTGTTGTTTGGAACAATGTTCTGGGGTGTCGGCAGAAAAAG GGATAATCAACAGGACTTGTTCAATGCCATGGGCTCCATGTATGCCTCGGTCATTTTCATGGGAGTACAGAATTCTGGTTCAGTTCAGCCAGTTGTATCAGTTGAGCGGACAGTCTTTTACAGGGAAAGGGCAGCTCACATGTACTCGCCTTTGCCATATGCATTGGGACAG GTTGCAATTGAACTTCCATACATCTTTGTTCAGTCGTTAATATATGGTGTGCTAGTGTATGCTATGATTGGGTTCGAATGGACAGCTGCCAAGTTCTTCTGGTACCTGTTCTTCATGTACTTCACCCTAGCGTACTACACATTTTACGGGATGATGATGGTGGGACTGACTCCAAACTACAACGTCTCCTCGGTTGCTTCCACGGCATTTTATGCCATTTGGAACCTTTTCTCAGGATTTTTAATACCAAGAACT AGAATTCCAGTATGGTGGAGGTGGTTCTACTGGATTTGCCCTATTGCATGGACACTCAACGGTCTGGTCACTTCACAGTTTGGAGATGTAACCGAGAAGTTTGCTAATGGGGTGCGTATATCTGACTttgtcgaagactacttcgggtACCATCACGACTTCCTGTGGGCAGTCGCCGTAGTGGTGGTCGCATTTGCTGTGCTCTTTGCATTGCTTTTTGGGCTCTCGCTCAAGATCTTCAACTTCCAGAAGAGGTAA
- the LOC112883467 gene encoding ABC transporter G family member 53 isoform X2, producing MDEFEARRSAAYVSQHDLHMGELTVRETVNFSAKCQGIGHRYDLLVELSRREKEAGIVPDPETDIYMKAAATGEQKADVVTNHILKVLGLDICADTIVGNNMLRGISGGQKKRVTTAEMLVTPGRALFMDEISTGLDSSTTFQIVNSIRQTIHIVGGTAVIALLQPAPETYELFDDIILLSDGQVVYSGPREHVLQFFESVGFKCPQRKGVADFLQEVTSRKDQRQYWKHGDETYRYVPVKEFAEAFQSFHIGEAIRNELAVPFDKSTSHPAALKTSKYGASMKELLKANIDREILLMKRNSFVYIFKAVQLTLMAIIAMTVFLRTNMQHDSLTNGRIYMGALFFGILMIMFNGLAEIGLTIAKLPVFFKQRDLLFYPAWTYSLPSWIIKTPLSLLNVTIWVFITYYVIGFDPNVERLFRQFLLLLLMNEASSGLFRFIAGLARHQVVASTIGSFGILIFMLLGGFLLARENVKKWWIWGYWISPLMYAQNAISVNEFLGDSWNKILPGSTEPLGKLVLESRGLFPEAKWYWIGVGALLGYVLLFNILYTVCLTFLKPFDSNQPTISEETLKIKQANLTGDVLEASSRGRVASNTVTTRSTVDESNDEAASNHATVNSSPVNKGMVLPFVPLSITFEDIRYSVDMPKEIRAQGVKETRLQLLKGISGSFRPGVLTALMGVSGAGKTTLMDVLAGRKTSGYIEGNITISGYPKKQETFARVSGYCEQSDIHSPNVTVYESLAFSAWLRLPADVDSSTRKMFIDEVMELVELLPLKDALVGLPGVSGLSTEQRKRLTIAVELVANPSIIFMDEPTSGLDARAAAIVMRAIRNTVDTGRTVVCTIHQPSIDIFESFDELFLMKRGGEEIYVGPLGRHSCELIKYFEAIEGVTNIKDGYNPSTWMLEVTSTMQEQITGVNFSEVYKNSELYRRNRTLIKELSTPPEGSTDLSFPTEYSQTFLTQCFACLWKQSMSYWRNPPYTAVKYFYTTVIALLFGTMFWGVGRKRDNQQDLFNAMGSMYASVIFMGVQNSGSVQPVVSVERTVFYRERAAHMYSPLPYALGQVAIELPYIFVQSLIYGVLVYAMIGFEWTAAKFFWYLFFMYFTLAYYTFYGMMMVGLTPNYNVSSVASTAFYAIWNLFSGFLIPRTRIPVWWRWFYWICPIAWTLNGLVTSQFGDVTEKFANGVRISDFVEDYFGYHHDFLWAVAVVVVAFAVLFALLFGLSLKIFNFQKR from the exons ATGGACGAGTTTGAGGCCCGGAGATCAGCTGCATATGTCAGCCAACATGATCTGCACATGGGGGAGTTGACGGTTCGTGAGACAGTCAATTTCTCTGCAAAATGCCAGGGAATTGGTCACCGTTATG ACTTGCTAGTGGAATTGTCAAGGAGAGAAAAGGAAGCAGGTATCGTACCAGATCCAGAAACAGACATCTACATGAAG GCTGCTGCCACAGGAGAGCAAAAGGCTGACGTGGTCACAAATCACATACTGAAG GTCTTGGGGCTGGATATCTGTGCTGACACAATTGTTGGAAATAATATGCTGAGAGGCATATCCGGAGGCCAAAAGAAGCGAGTAACTACAG CTGAAATGCTTGTCACCCCAGGACGAGCCCTTTTCATGGATGAGATATCAACAGGACTTGACAGCTCAACGACATTTCAGATTGTTAACTCTATCCGGCAAACCATTCACATTGTTGGCGGAACAGCAGTTATTGCTTTGCTACAACCTGCACCGGAGACATATGAACTATTCGATGATATAATTCTCCTCTCAGACGGTCAGGTTGTCTACAGTGGCCCTCGTGAACATGTGCTCCAGTTCTTTGAATCAGTTGGCTTCAAATGCCCGCAGCGGAAAGGTGTAGCCGACTTCTTGCAAGAA gtTACATCAAGGAAAGATCAGAGACAATACTGGAAACATGGTGATGAGACCTACCGATATGTTCCTGTGAAGGAGTTTGCAGAAGCATTTCAATCTTTCCACATTGGTGAGGCTATACGAAATGAGTTGGCAGTCCCATTTGACAAGAGCACGAGCCATCCTGCTGCACTAAAAACATCAAAATATGGTGCCAGCATGAAAGAACTACTTAAAGCAAATATCGACAGAGAGATATTGTTAATGAAAAGAAACTCCTTCGTGTACATATTCAAGGCAGTTCAG TTAACACTCATGGCAATCATTGCAATGACGGTCTTCCTCCGAACCAATATGCAACATGACTCACTAACAAATGGAAGGATATATATGGGTGCTCTATTCTTTGGGATCCTGATGATCATGTTCAATGGATTGGCAGAAATTGGACTGACTATTGCAAAGCTCCCAGTTTTTTTCAAGCAAAGGGATCTTCTCTTTTATCCTGCATGGACATACTCCTTGCCATCATGGATAATTAAGACCCCCCTCTCCTTGCTTAATGTAACAATTTGGGTCTTCATAACATACTATGTCATTGGATTTGATCCCAATGTAGAAAG ACTTTTTAGACAGTTCCTGCTCCTCTTACTAATGAATGAGGCATCATCTGGATTGTTCCGCTTCATTGCTGGGCTTGCAAGGCATCAGGTTGTTGCAAGCACCATTGGTTCATTCGGCATTCTGATTTTTATGCTTTTGGGTGGATTCCTCCTGGCAAGAG AGAATGTGAAGAAATGGTGGATTTGGGGGTACTGGATATCACCCCTGATGTATGCACAGAATGCTATATCAGTAAATGAATTCCTGGGTGACAGCTGGAATAAG ATACTCCCCGGTTCCACAGAACCACTCGGAAAGCTAGTTCTGGAATCTCGTGGTCTATTTCCTGAGGCAAAATGGTACTGGATTGGTGTGGGTGCCTTGCTTGGATATGTGCTGCTATTCAATATCCTCTACACCGTCTGCCTCACATTCCTCAAGC CATTTGATAGCAATCAGCCGACAATTTCTGAGGAGACATTGAAGATAAAACAAGCAAATCTAACTGGTGATGTTTTAGAAGCGTCGTCAAGAGGAAGGGTTGCCAGCAATACAGTAACAACTAGAA GTACTGTGGATGAGAGCAATGATGAAGCAGCTTCCAACCATGCAACAGTAAATTCTAGTCCCGTGAACAAAGGAATGGTCCTCCCTTTTGTACCTCTCTCCATCACTTTTGAAGATATAAGATACAGTGTAGACATGCCAAAG GAAATCAGAGCACAAGGCGTGAAAGAGACCCGGTTGCAACTATTGAAGGGTATAAGTGGTTCATTTAGGCCAGGAGTACTTACTGCTCTAATGGGTGTCAGTGGTGCTGGCAAGACAACACTGATGGATGTGTTGGCTGGGAGGAAGACCAGCGGATACATTGAGGGCAACATTACCATATCAGGTTACCCAAAGAAGCAAGAAACTTTTGCTCGTGTATCAGGATATTGTGAGCAGAGTGACATCCATTCACCAAATGTTACCGTCTACGAGTCCCTTGCATTCTCCGCATGGCTCAGATTACCTGCTGATGTTGATTCTTCAACAAGAAAG ATGTTTATTGATGAGGTTATGGAGCTTGTGGAGCTTTTACCCTTAAAAGATGCATTGGTGGGATTGCCTGGTGTGAGTGGATTATCAACAGAGCAAAGGAAGAGGCTAACAATAGCAGTTGAGCTGGTTGCTAACCCTTCTATCATTTTCATGGACGAACCGACATCTGGACTTGATGCACGAGCAGCAGCCATTGTCATGAGGGCAATCAGGAATACTGTGGACACAGGAAGAACAGTTGTTTGTACAATTCACCAACCAAGCATCGATATCTTTGAATCCTTTGATGAG CTCTTCCTAATGAAACGTGGAGGTGAAGAGATTTATGTAGGTCCATTAGGACGCCATTCATGTGAACTtataaaatattttgag GCTATTGAAGGTGTCACCAACATAAAAGATGGCTACAATCCTTCAACATGGATGCTGGAAGTGACTAGTACAATGCAAGAACAAATAACTGGTGTTAACTTCAGTGAAGTATACAAGAATTCAGAATTATATAG GAGGAACAGAACTTTAATAAAGGAGCTAAGCACACCTCCTGAAGGTTCAACTGACCTATCCTTTCCAACGGAATACTCGCAGACCTTCCTCACACAGTGTTTTGCTTGCCTGTGGAAGCAAAGTATGTCATATTGGAGAAATCCTCCATATACTGCTGTCAAATACTTCTATACAACAGTGATTGCCCTGTTGTTTGGAACAATGTTCTGGGGTGTCGGCAGAAAAAG GGATAATCAACAGGACTTGTTCAATGCCATGGGCTCCATGTATGCCTCGGTCATTTTCATGGGAGTACAGAATTCTGGTTCAGTTCAGCCAGTTGTATCAGTTGAGCGGACAGTCTTTTACAGGGAAAGGGCAGCTCACATGTACTCGCCTTTGCCATATGCATTGGGACAG GTTGCAATTGAACTTCCATACATCTTTGTTCAGTCGTTAATATATGGTGTGCTAGTGTATGCTATGATTGGGTTCGAATGGACAGCTGCCAAGTTCTTCTGGTACCTGTTCTTCATGTACTTCACCCTAGCGTACTACACATTTTACGGGATGATGATGGTGGGACTGACTCCAAACTACAACGTCTCCTCGGTTGCTTCCACGGCATTTTATGCCATTTGGAACCTTTTCTCAGGATTTTTAATACCAAGAACT AGAATTCCAGTATGGTGGAGGTGGTTCTACTGGATTTGCCCTATTGCATGGACACTCAACGGTCTGGTCACTTCACAGTTTGGAGATGTAACCGAGAAGTTTGCTAATGGGGTGCGTATATCTGACTttgtcgaagactacttcgggtACCATCACGACTTCCTGTGGGCAGTCGCCGTAGTGGTGGTCGCATTTGCTGTGCTCTTTGCATTGCTTTTTGGGCTCTCGCTCAAGATCTTCAACTTCCAGAAGAGGTAA